The Euphorbia lathyris chromosome 2, ddEupLath1.1, whole genome shotgun sequence genome includes a window with the following:
- the LOC136219628 gene encoding magnesium transporter MRS2-2-like: protein MARDGYVVPADPQVAAATAAAAVKKKTQTARSWILVDASGQGTILDVDKHAIMHRVQIHARDLRILDPLLSYPSTILGREGAIVLNLEHIKAIITSEEVLLRDPLDENVIPVVEELRRRLPPSNLFKEFPSGQNDVEAGEEDESPFEFRALEVALEAICSHLAARTTELETAAYPALDELTSKISSRNLDRVRKLKSAMTRLTARVQKVRDELEQLLDDDDDMADLYLSRKLAGASPVSGSGAANWFSVSPTIGSKISRASRASVLTIRGDENDVEELEMLLEAYFMQIDSTLNKLTTLREYIDDTEDYINIQLDNHRNQLIQLELFLSSGTVCLSIYSLIAGIFGMNIPYTWNENHGYMFSRVVIFTGALCAAIFIVIMSYARYKGLVGS, encoded by the exons ATGGCGAGGGACGGGTATGTGGTGCCAGCCGACCCTCAGGTGGCCGCTGCAACTGCTGCCGCCGCCGTCAAGAAGAAAACACAAACCGCCAGGAGTTGGATACTCGTCGATGCTTCTGGCCAAGGCACCATTCTTGATGTTGACAAGCACGCGATCATGCACCGCGTGCAGATTCACGCGCGAGATCTCCGCATTTTGGACCCATTGCTTTCGTATCCTTCTACAATTCTTGGACGAGAGGGCGCTATTGTTTTGAACTTGGAG CACATCAAAGCAATAATTACTTCTGAGGAG GTTTTGCTTCGGGACCCGTTGGATGAAAATGTTATTCCTGTTGTGGAGGAGCTCCGAAGGCGTTTACCTCCTTCCAATCTCTTTAAAGAGTTCCCCAGTGGGCAAAATGATGTTGAAGCTGGTGAAGAAGATG AGTCTCCCTTTGAATTCCGAGCACTGGAAGTAGCTTTGGAGGCTATATGCAGTCATCTAGCTGCACGTACGACAGAACTGGAGACTGCAGCTTATCCTGCTTTAGATGAGCTTACCTCCAAA ATTAGTAGCCGTAATTTGGACAGAGTTCGCAAACTGAAGAGTGCAATGACAAGATTGACTGCTCGAGTTCAGAAG GTAAGGGATGAACTTGAGCAACTActggatgatgatgatgatatggCTGACCTTTACTTGTCAAGAAAGTTGGCTGGTGCGTCACCAGTTAGTGGATCAGGTGCTGCTAATTGGTTTTCTGTTTCCCCTACTATAGGTTCAAAAATTTCTAGGGCAAGTAGAGCAAGTGTGCTGACAATTCGTGGGGATGAGAATGATGTTGAGGAGCTTGAAATGCTACTGGAG GCTTACTTTATGCAAATTGACAGCACATTGAACAAATTAACCACT TTGCGCGAATATATTGATGATACAGAAGACTACATCAATATTCAG CTGGACAATCATCGAAACCAACTGATTCAG TTGGAGCTCTTTCTAAGTTCAGGAACTGTATGTTTATCCATCTATTCCTTGATTGCTGGAATATTTGGTATGAATATCCCGTACACATGGAATGAAAACCATGGTTACATGTTCTCAAGG GTGGTTATTTTTACAGGAGCACTTTGTGCAGCTATATTCATTGTAATAATGTCTTACGCTCGCTACAAAGGTCTTGTTGGATCGTAA